Proteins from one Parasteatoda tepidariorum isolate YZ-2023 chromosome 4, CAS_Ptep_4.0, whole genome shotgun sequence genomic window:
- the LOC107438032 gene encoding spermidine synthase, producing the protein MDAFKKGWFTETGSLHGDNAISIEVDKILHREKTPYQDILVFTSKRFGVVLVLDNAVQCSEADEFSYQEIISFLPLNSHPNPKKVLVIGGGDGGVIREVVKHPCVESVILCEIDERVIEVSKEFLPFMAKGFDSPKATIYVGDGAEFVRNHPGEFDVIITDSSDPIGPAQVLFQKPYYESLNKALKEDGILCSQGESFWFDLPLLKSMLKMCREIFPVVDYATSYVPTYPGGQIGYLLCGKSPKTNFRNPIHKFSSEQVEELKLKYYTSDIHRASFTLPLFVAKEMNLYSTK; encoded by the exons ATGGACGCTTTCAAGAAAGGATGGTTTACAGAAACTGGATCATTGCATGGTGATAACGCAATATCTATTGAAGTGGATAAGATTTTGCATCGTGAGAAGACACCGTATCaagatattttagttttcactaG CAAAAGGTTTGGTGTTGTTCTTGTTCTTGATAATGCTGTCCAGTGCTCAGAAGCTGATGAATTTTCATATCAAGAAATCATCTCATTTTTACCTCTGAATTCACATCCCAATCctaaaaag GTCCTAGTTATTGGAGGTGGTGATGGTGGAGTGATAAGAGAAGTAGTTAAACACCCATGCGTTGAATCTGTTATTCTTTGTGAAATTGATgag AGAGTGATAGAAGTGTCAAAAGAGTTTTTACCTTTTATGGCAAAAGGATTTGACAGTCCAAAAGCCACAATTTACGTTGGTGATGGCGCTGAATTTGTGAGGAATCATCCAGGGGAATTTGATGTCATTATCACTGACTCTTCTGATCCTATAg gTCCAGCTCAGGTTCTATTTCAAAAGCCTTATTATGAATCTTTGAACAAAGCTCTAAAGGAAGATGGAATTCTTTGCTCTCaag GTGAATCATTTTGGTTTGATCTTCCTCTATTGAAAAGTATGCTAAAAATGTGTCGAGAGATCTTTCCTGTAGTTGATTACGCCACATCGTATGTTCCCACTTATCCAGGAGGGCAAATCGGCTACCTTCTTTGCGGGAAATCACCa aaaaccaACTTTAGAAACCCAATTCATAAGTTTTCTTCTGAACAAGTTGAAGAACTCAAACTGAAGTATTATACATCAGATATTCACAGAGCCTCATTTACACTACCATTGTTTGTTGCAAAG GAAATGAACTTGTATTCTACAAAATAA